In a single window of the Bactrocera dorsalis isolate Fly_Bdor chromosome 2, ASM2337382v1, whole genome shotgun sequence genome:
- the LOC125776583 gene encoding piggyBac transposable element-derived protein 3-like yields the protein MRFFCIFLCMCPYGNARQVRPLEYLTLQEALEFSEELCSDDENDVPTNIQALYIEPPYQDRDVSGEDDGEDEGGVPDNVCPAQLKAGCEIVFENSTRMKTNDCRLEDVDDEEPYDDTLDDCLPSSSKKICRPIQSNTGVPLPPANKDSKYTWQTANSLPVLPIFPETNFEDCRDLRPHQLFEKFFSDDLLEHICKCSNLYATHHQKRYEELTIDELRVFIAILIVTGYTSTGAFRDMWSCDDDVQNVMVFNAMRRNRFEEINYMLHFESALHEPSASSDRFDTLWKLRPLTDHIKAKMTENFHPEQNLSYDESMIAYFGRHGCKQFIKGKPIRSDTKLGLFALLEDI from the exons atgcgttttttttgcatttttctgtGCATGTGTCCATATGGCAACGCCAGGCAGGTTAGGCCACTGGAATATCTAACGTTGCAAGAAGCCTTGGAATTTTCAGAGGAATTGTGTTCTGATGATGAAAACGATGTTCCTACTAATATCCAGGCACTCTACATCGAGCCACCTTATCAGGATAGGGATGTAAGTGGGGAAGATGATGGCGAGGATGAAGGTGGAGTTCCGGACAATGTATGCCCAGCACAACTTAAAGCCGGATGtgaaattgtatttgaaaatagtaCGCGAATGAAAACTAACGATTGTAGACTAGAGGATGTTGATGACGAGGAACCTTATGACGATACTTTAGACGATTGTTTGCCGAGCTCGTCCAAGAAAATTTGTCGCCCAATTCAATCAAATACTGGAGTACCACTTCCACCAGCTAACAAAGACAGCAAATATACTTGGCAAACCGCTAATTCATTACCAGTCCTTCCCATATTCCCTGAAACAAATTTCGAAGATTGTCGGGATCTTAGACCTCATcaactttttgagaaatttttcagCGATGACTTGCTTGaacatatatgcaaatgttcGAATTTGTACGCTACGCATCATCAGAAACGATACGAAGAACTTACTATAGATG AGTTACGTGTGTTCATCGCAATTTTGATAGTAACTGGCTACACTTCTACAGGAGCCTTTCGAGACATGTGGAGCTGCGATGATGACGTTCAAAACGTTATGGTCTTCAATGCTATGCGAAGGAACCGCTTTGAGGAAATCAACTATATGCTGCACTTCGAGTCCGCATTGCACGAACCGTCTGCTAGTTCTGACAGGTTTGACACTCTTTGGAAACTACGCCCACTGACTGACCATATAAAGGCCAAAATGACTGAAAACTTTCACCCAGAACAAAATCTCTCATATGACGAAAGTATGATTGCATATTTCGGTCGCCATGGATGTAAACAGTTCATAAAAGGAAAGCCAATTCGTTCGGATACAAAGCTTGGTCTCTTTGCACTCCTAGAGGATATATga